From Chryseobacterium joostei, the proteins below share one genomic window:
- the fumC gene encoding class II fumarate hydratase: MNYRIEKDTMGDVQVPADKLWGAQTERSRNNFKIGPEGSMPHEIIEAFAYLKKAAAYTNADLGVLSPEKRDMIAKVCDEILEGKLNDQFPLVIWQTGSGTQSNMNVNEVVSNRAHVNNGGTLGDKSEIHPNDDVNKSQSSNDTYPTAMHIAAYKKVVETTIPAVEKLKNTLSEKSKAFKDVVKIGRTHLMDATPLTLGQEFSGYVAQLEFGLRALKNTLPHLAELALGGTAVGTGLNTPNGYDVKVAEYIAQFTSHPFITAENKFEALAAHDAIVESHGALKQLAVSLFKIAQDIRLLASGPRSGIGEIHIPENEPGSSIMPGKVNPTQNEALTMVCAQVLGNDTTISFAGTQGNYELNVFKPVMAYNFLQSAQLIADACISFNDHCAVGIEPNHERIKELVDKSLMLVTALNPHIGYENAAKIAKTAHKNGTTLKEEAINLGLLTAEQFDEWVKPEDMVGSLK, from the coding sequence ATGAATTACAGAATAGAAAAAGACACCATGGGAGATGTGCAGGTACCTGCAGACAAACTTTGGGGAGCACAAACAGAACGTTCAAGAAACAATTTTAAAATTGGCCCTGAGGGATCAATGCCCCATGAAATCATTGAAGCTTTTGCCTATCTAAAAAAAGCAGCAGCTTATACCAATGCTGATTTAGGGGTACTTTCTCCTGAAAAAAGAGATATGATTGCCAAGGTTTGTGATGAAATCCTTGAGGGAAAGCTTAACGATCAGTTTCCTTTGGTGATCTGGCAGACGGGTTCGGGAACACAATCGAATATGAATGTTAATGAAGTTGTTTCCAACAGAGCACATGTTAATAATGGAGGAACGTTAGGTGACAAGTCTGAAATTCATCCCAACGATGATGTTAACAAATCTCAGTCATCCAATGACACTTATCCTACTGCCATGCATATTGCAGCTTATAAAAAAGTAGTAGAGACAACCATTCCTGCCGTTGAAAAGTTAAAAAATACTCTTTCTGAAAAATCCAAAGCGTTCAAGGATGTGGTAAAAATCGGAAGAACCCACCTGATGGATGCGACTCCGCTTACATTGGGACAGGAGTTTTCGGGCTACGTGGCTCAATTGGAATTTGGCTTAAGAGCCTTAAAAAATACCTTGCCACACCTTGCTGAACTTGCTCTTGGAGGTACGGCTGTAGGGACAGGATTGAATACACCAAACGGTTATGATGTAAAGGTTGCTGAATATATTGCCCAATTTACCAGTCACCCGTTTATCACAGCAGAGAATAAATTTGAGGCATTGGCAGCTCATGATGCTATTGTGGAAAGTCATGGAGCATTAAAGCAGCTTGCTGTTTCGTTATTTAAAATTGCTCAGGATATTAGATTGCTGGCATCAGGGCCACGTTCCGGAATCGGGGAAATTCATATTCCTGAAAACGAGCCGGGATCATCCATTATGCCTGGTAAAGTAAATCCTACTCAAAATGAAGCCTTAACAATGGTTTGTGCTCAGGTTCTGGGAAATGACACTACCATTTCATTTGCCGGCACTCAAGGAAATTACGAACTGAATGTCTTCAAACCGGTAATGGCTTATAACTTCCTACAATCTGCGCAATTAATTGCTGATGCATGTATTTCATTTAATGATCATTGTGCAGTGGGTATTGAGCCAAACCATGAGAGAATTAAAGAACTCGTTGACAAATCATTAATGCTTGTAACGGCTTTAAATCCTCACATTGGATATGAAAATGCTGCAAAAATTGCAAAAACTGCCCATAAAAATGGCACAACATTAAAAGAAGAAGCCATCAATCTAGGCCTTTTAACAGCTGAACAATTCGATGAATGGGTAAAACCGGAAGATATGGTTGGTAGTTTAAAATAA
- a CDS encoding Dyp-type peroxidase, whose product MSTIESQNVTDYPNSNTIFMVWKLHDSPQLKDAFQNLCALVLNLNNSGFNRFPDSRVSCVMGIGAEAWKKLELPTPAPKELANFKEIKGEKHTAVSTPGDLHFHLRADNKSLIFDMAIEISKLLKPVAESILEIHGFKYWDARSILGFVDGTENPHGDDRDYFAKIGDEDLQYKGGSYLFVQKYLHNMDAWKSLTKEDQEKVIGRSKENDIEMSDDVKPSNSHIALANIEGENGEELKIVRDNMPFGNPSTNEFGTYFISYASTFTTTNKMLTNMFIGNPPGNYDRILDFSTAVTGTLFFVPTRNMLDDFSG is encoded by the coding sequence ATGAGTACGATAGAATCACAAAATGTAACTGATTATCCTAACAGTAATACCATCTTTATGGTCTGGAAACTTCATGATAGTCCCCAGCTAAAAGATGCTTTTCAGAATCTATGTGCCTTGGTGCTAAACCTTAATAATTCGGGTTTCAACAGATTTCCGGACAGTAGGGTAAGTTGTGTGATGGGAATAGGTGCCGAAGCCTGGAAAAAACTGGAACTTCCAACACCTGCACCCAAAGAACTAGCAAATTTTAAAGAAATAAAAGGAGAAAAGCATACTGCCGTTTCTACACCGGGAGATCTTCATTTTCATTTAAGGGCAGATAACAAAAGCCTGATCTTTGATATGGCCATTGAAATATCAAAGCTATTGAAACCTGTTGCGGAAAGTATCTTGGAAATTCACGGATTTAAATATTGGGATGCAAGATCTATCCTTGGTTTTGTGGATGGTACAGAGAATCCACACGGAGATGATCGTGACTATTTTGCAAAGATCGGAGACGAAGATCTTCAGTATAAAGGCGGAAGTTATCTGTTCGTTCAGAAGTATCTTCATAATATGGACGCTTGGAAAAGCCTTACCAAAGAAGATCAGGAAAAAGTAATCGGAAGATCCAAGGAAAATGATATTGAAATGTCTGATGATGTGAAGCCATCCAATTCTCACATTGCCTTGGCCAATATTGAAGGTGAAAATGGCGAAGAATTAAAGATTGTAAGAGATAATATGCCTTTTGGAAATCCGTCCACCAATGAGTTTGGAACTTATTTTATTTCCTATGCAAGTACATTTACCACCACAAATAAAATGCTGACCAATATGTTTATTGGAAACCCTCCGGGAAACTATGACAGAATATTGGATTTTAGTACAGCCGTTACGGGAACGCTTTTCTTTGTTCCTACCAGAAATATGCTGGATGACTTTTCAGGATAA
- a CDS encoding DNA repair protein RecN, producing MLSRIYIKNFALIDTLEVSLKNGLQVITGETGAGKSIILGALRLILGERADVKSIAKTEEKSIVETEFDLNNQFKKFFIENDLDYEHQTIIRREILPSGKSRAFINDVPVTLDVLKELSSQLIDIHSQFETSNLFTSEYQFKIIDGLSENKKIIEEYQQEFLDFQNLKMLLKKLKTQLSESTKESDYKEFLLNELEELKLDDVDFEDVQNQLSIQENAGMISENVGQILSRFHQEEIGILSFFNEAKAKLSRISEVSTSFAELDQRLEISFVELKDIISELEDEAEKVEINPENLVSLTELNNKINALFLKHNVSDLHELIEIRNELAGDQKGASELESQIAETEENISKKEKALQTLAEKLSKNRKKNVSVFIKKAESLLKKLGLEKAKVDIELQDAAEFTPFGKENIQLLFQANSGFPLKPIQTAISGGERSRVMLAVKKIIAESDELPTLILDEIDTGVSGKVAEEIGNLMREMSEDMQLIVISHLAQVAAKGNDNYKVVKQDIAGKTQSTIIPLSDEDKLNEIAQLLSGSKITEAALAQAKELIG from the coding sequence ATGCTTTCGAGAATTTACATTAAAAACTTTGCCTTAATTGATACCTTAGAAGTATCATTGAAAAATGGTTTACAGGTAATAACTGGTGAAACAGGTGCTGGGAAATCCATTATTCTGGGTGCACTGCGTCTTATTTTAGGAGAAAGAGCAGATGTAAAATCCATCGCCAAAACAGAGGAGAAAAGTATTGTAGAAACAGAGTTTGATCTTAATAACCAGTTTAAAAAGTTTTTCATTGAAAATGATCTGGATTATGAACATCAGACCATTATCAGAAGAGAAATTCTTCCATCAGGAAAATCCCGTGCATTTATCAATGACGTTCCTGTGACACTGGATGTTCTTAAGGAACTTTCTTCCCAATTAATTGACATTCACTCTCAGTTTGAAACATCAAATCTTTTTACTTCAGAATATCAATTTAAAATTATTGATGGACTTTCTGAAAATAAGAAGATTATAGAAGAATATCAGCAGGAGTTTTTAGATTTTCAGAATCTTAAGATGCTGCTTAAAAAATTAAAAACACAACTTTCAGAATCTACCAAAGAAAGCGATTATAAAGAATTTTTACTTAACGAACTGGAAGAATTAAAATTGGATGACGTAGATTTTGAAGATGTTCAGAACCAGTTGTCTATTCAGGAAAATGCCGGAATGATTTCTGAAAATGTAGGACAGATTTTATCAAGATTTCACCAGGAGGAAATCGGGATTCTGTCTTTCTTTAATGAAGCAAAAGCTAAGCTTTCCAGAATCTCTGAAGTTTCTACCAGCTTTGCAGAGCTTGATCAAAGGCTTGAGATTTCTTTTGTAGAGCTGAAAGATATTATTTCCGAACTTGAAGATGAGGCAGAGAAAGTAGAAATCAATCCTGAAAACCTTGTATCCCTTACAGAACTGAACAATAAAATCAATGCATTATTCCTTAAGCATAATGTGTCAGATCTTCATGAACTGATAGAAATAAGGAACGAATTAGCGGGAGATCAGAAAGGAGCTTCAGAGCTGGAATCACAGATTGCTGAAACTGAAGAAAATATTTCTAAAAAAGAAAAAGCACTTCAGACTCTTGCTGAAAAGCTTTCTAAAAATAGAAAAAAGAACGTTTCTGTTTTTATTAAAAAAGCAGAAAGTCTTCTTAAAAAATTGGGTCTTGAAAAAGCAAAGGTAGATATAGAATTGCAGGATGCTGCTGAATTTACCCCATTTGGAAAAGAAAATATCCAGCTTTTATTTCAGGCAAATTCAGGCTTCCCACTAAAGCCGATCCAAACAGCAATTTCCGGAGGTGAAAGATCAAGGGTAATGCTTGCTGTAAAGAAAATTATTGCAGAAAGTGACGAGCTACCGACTTTAATTTTAGATGAAATTGATACCGGAGTTTCAGGAAAAGTAGCAGAGGAAATTGGGAATCTTATGCGTGAAATGTCTGAAGATATGCAGTTGATTGTTATCTCCCACCTTGCACAGGTTGCCGCTAAAGGAAATGATAACTATAAGGTTGTAAAGCAGGATATTGCCGGAAAAACCCAGTCTACTATTATTCCTTTGAGTGATGAAGATAAACTGAACGAAATAGCTCAATTGCTTTCCGGAAGCAAGATTACAGAAGCAGCTCTTGCACAGGCAAAAGAGTTGATTGGCTAA
- the porD gene encoding type IX secretion system protein PorD — protein MKKIISLFFLFFICNLGFSQELLATVQVNSQQIGGSNQQAFKSLEKSLRDFINNTSWTGKKLQNFEKIKCGFAIVISERNVNKFTGTIVVQAVRPVYNTTYESPLLNLQDQRFSFEYIENENLIFNERQFSGKNLTDVISFYIYLILGYDADSFQSMGGSPWFAKAQQIAQNAQNRNYDGWNTINEPRSRSILINEIINPNWSQLRSTIYTYHRSGMDNLFNQDQTAGKKVIFDALMQLKRYENSFQQGFFFNLFMDTKSDEIFNIFNSGNNGGLILNDLKQNMIILSPKNADNKWNKWK, from the coding sequence ATGAAAAAAATTATAAGTTTATTTTTTCTGTTTTTTATATGCAACCTTGGTTTTTCTCAGGAATTACTGGCTACGGTTCAGGTAAATTCCCAACAGATAGGAGGAAGTAATCAGCAGGCATTTAAGTCATTGGAAAAAAGTCTTAGAGACTTTATCAATAATACCAGCTGGACAGGAAAGAAGTTGCAGAATTTTGAAAAGATTAAATGTGGCTTTGCCATTGTTATTTCAGAAAGAAATGTAAACAAATTCACGGGAACAATTGTTGTGCAGGCAGTGCGTCCCGTTTATAACACAACCTACGAATCCCCTTTACTGAATCTTCAGGATCAAAGATTCAGTTTTGAATATATTGAGAACGAAAACCTTATTTTTAACGAAAGACAGTTTTCCGGCAAAAACCTTACTGATGTTATCAGTTTCTATATTTATCTTATTTTGGGATATGATGCAGACAGTTTTCAGTCAATGGGAGGAAGCCCATGGTTTGCAAAAGCTCAACAGATTGCTCAAAACGCTCAGAACAGAAACTATGATGGATGGAATACCATTAATGAGCCAAGAAGCCGTTCAATACTAATTAATGAAATTATCAATCCTAACTGGAGCCAGTTGCGCTCTACCATATACACCTATCACAGATCAGGGATGGATAACCTTTTCAATCAGGATCAGACTGCGGGTAAAAAAGTGATCTTCGATGCTCTGATGCAGCTTAAAAGATATGAAAACTCATTCCAGCAGGGATTTTTCTTCAATCTTTTTATGGATACTAAAAGTGATGAGATCTTCAATATTTTCAATTCCGGAAATAATGGCGGGCTTATTCTTAATGATTTAAAACAAAACATGATCATTCTTTCACCGAAAAACGCTGATAATAAGTGGAATAAATGGAAATAA
- the coaBC gene encoding bifunctional phosphopantothenoylcysteine decarboxylase/phosphopantothenate--cysteine ligase CoaBC, whose protein sequence is MSVSGKKILIAVSGGIAAYKVHFLIRDFVKKGAEVQVIMTPDAEHFVTKLSLSTLSKKPVYSDFYGDNGSWNSHVELALWADAMVVTPCTANTLAKMTHGMCDNLVIATYMSAKCPVFIAPAMDLDMYIHPSTKKNLELAEGFGHTIIPAENGELASGLIGQGRMAEPGTIFNVIEDYFTNSMSTINSLQGKTVLITAGPTYEALDPVRFIGNHSSGKMGFSLAEEASRRGARVILISGPSSQILNDKKVELYKVTSAKEMLAKVFEFYDKIDIGIASAAVADYAPKEIAKEKIKKNDENLTIELIKNPDILKTMGEKKTHQFLVGFALETQNEEENAKGKLEKKNLDMIVLNSLRDEGAGFKNDTNKIKIFTKTEKKEFDLKSKGEVAKDILNFVESQLLK, encoded by the coding sequence ATGAGTGTTTCCGGTAAAAAGATACTTATCGCCGTTTCAGGAGGAATTGCGGCTTATAAAGTTCATTTTCTGATAAGGGATTTTGTGAAAAAAGGAGCTGAAGTGCAGGTAATAATGACTCCCGATGCAGAGCATTTCGTTACCAAATTAAGCCTGTCTACATTGTCCAAGAAACCTGTTTATTCTGATTTTTATGGAGATAATGGAAGCTGGAACAGCCATGTGGAATTAGCCTTATGGGCAGATGCCATGGTTGTGACACCCTGTACAGCAAATACCTTAGCTAAAATGACTCACGGGATGTGTGATAATCTCGTTATTGCAACCTACATGTCAGCAAAATGCCCTGTGTTCATTGCCCCTGCAATGGATTTGGATATGTATATACACCCATCCACAAAGAAAAATCTGGAACTAGCTGAAGGCTTTGGTCATACCATCATTCCTGCAGAAAACGGTGAGCTGGCAAGCGGATTGATCGGACAGGGAAGAATGGCAGAACCTGGAACTATTTTTAATGTTATCGAAGACTATTTTACAAATAGTATGTCAACAATAAACAGTCTTCAGGGAAAAACAGTCCTGATTACTGCCGGACCTACTTATGAAGCCCTTGATCCGGTAAGGTTTATAGGAAATCATTCCTCAGGGAAAATGGGGTTTTCTCTGGCTGAGGAAGCTTCAAGAAGGGGGGCAAGGGTAATCCTAATTTCAGGACCAAGCTCACAAATCCTTAATGATAAAAAAGTAGAACTTTATAAAGTAACTTCAGCAAAGGAAATGTTGGCAAAAGTATTTGAATTTTATGATAAAATAGATATTGGGATTGCAAGTGCTGCGGTTGCGGATTATGCTCCAAAAGAGATTGCCAAAGAAAAAATCAAGAAAAATGATGAAAATCTCACCATTGAGCTGATTAAGAATCCTGATATTCTTAAAACAATGGGAGAAAAGAAAACCCATCAGTTTTTGGTAGGATTTGCTTTAGAGACTCAAAATGAAGAAGAAAATGCAAAAGGAAAGTTGGAAAAGAAAAACCTTGATATGATTGTTCTTAACTCTCTTCGTGATGAAGGGGCCGGATTTAAAAATGACACCAATAAAATCAAGATATTTACCAAAACAGAGAAAAAAGAATTTGACCTGAAATCGAAAGGAGAAGTTGCAAAGGATATTCTCAATTTTGTTGAATCTCAGCTTTTAAAATAA
- a CDS encoding DNA-directed RNA polymerase subunit omega produces the protein MSVKDTKAEVNTITYDKDKIEDKVGSIYEAIVIMGKRAEQINAEIRTELHNKLDEFAVHNSTLEEVFENREQIEISKHYEKLPKPTSIAIEEWLNGDVYFRKTEERK, from the coding sequence ATGAGTGTAAAAGATACAAAAGCAGAAGTAAATACTATCACTTACGATAAGGATAAGATTGAAGATAAAGTAGGTTCAATCTATGAAGCTATTGTTATCATGGGAAAGAGAGCAGAGCAAATCAATGCGGAGATCCGTACGGAACTTCACAATAAATTAGATGAATTTGCTGTTCACAATTCTACATTAGAAGAAGTTTTCGAAAACAGAGAACAAATTGAGATCTCTAAGCATTACGAAAAACTTCCAAAGCCAACTTCAATCGCTATTGAAGAATGGTTAAACGGAGATGTGTATTTCAGAAAAACAGAAGAGAGAAAATAA
- a CDS encoding outer membrane protein assembly factor BamD, with protein MKKYILGLFAVAVIASCVSQQERAMKSADKEFILKAANENFAKKKWKNALALYDRLANLVAGTDDFPNVGFNTAYANYYDKNYKLAGHQFKNFAVNFPKDPRAEEAAYMSALCYYEGSMDYNLDQSSTELAINELQDFLNNYPNSERSKNISQLIDELSYKLEFKAYENGRQYFKMGQYKAANVALENVLEDFPSTKLRSKIYDYIMKSRYELATKSIYDLKDERIESALTYAKMVEKELPNTEYSKTAADLRVKLEKEKQNFVVVKKQTEERIAVLTARQKKEADKLANQNKADQQIKDQISNEKQAKQMQRDSAALQTPPPAATFKIQR; from the coding sequence ATGAAAAAATATATTTTAGGTCTTTTTGCTGTAGCAGTAATTGCCTCATGTGTAAGCCAGCAGGAAAGAGCAATGAAGAGCGCTGATAAAGAGTTTATCTTAAAAGCAGCTAATGAAAACTTCGCGAAGAAGAAGTGGAAAAATGCATTGGCTCTTTACGACAGACTTGCCAATCTTGTGGCAGGAACAGATGACTTTCCTAACGTAGGTTTCAATACAGCGTATGCAAACTACTATGACAAGAACTATAAGTTGGCGGGTCATCAGTTTAAAAATTTTGCAGTTAACTTTCCAAAGGATCCAAGAGCAGAAGAAGCAGCTTATATGTCTGCATTATGTTACTATGAGGGATCTATGGATTACAACCTGGATCAATCGAGTACAGAATTGGCTATCAATGAACTTCAGGATTTCCTGAACAATTATCCAAATTCCGAAAGATCAAAAAATATTTCTCAACTTATTGATGAGCTGTCTTATAAATTGGAATTCAAAGCCTATGAAAACGGAAGACAGTATTTTAAAATGGGACAGTATAAAGCTGCCAATGTAGCATTGGAAAATGTATTGGAGGATTTCCCAAGTACAAAGCTTCGTTCAAAAATTTATGACTACATCATGAAGTCACGTTATGAATTGGCTACAAAATCAATTTATGATCTTAAGGATGAGCGTATTGAAAGTGCTTTGACCTATGCAAAAATGGTAGAGAAGGAACTTCCTAATACAGAATATTCCAAAACTGCAGCTGATCTTAGAGTAAAGCTGGAGAAAGAAAAACAAAACTTTGTTGTTGTTAAAAAGCAAACTGAAGAAAGAATTGCAGTTTTAACAGCAAGACAGAAAAAAGAAGCTGATAAGCTGGCTAATCAAAATAAAGCAGACCAGCAGATTAAAGATCAGATTAGCAATGAAAAGCAAGCAAAGCAGATGCAGAGGGACAGTGCAGCCCTTCAGACACCTCCGCCTGCAGCGACTTTCAAAATTCAAAGATAA
- a CDS encoding TetR/AcrR family transcriptional regulator, with translation MKKKFTEKQIHILDIAEELIAKKGYEGTSVRDICSKANINVAMISYYFGSKEKMMSYLYQYRVLKTRENFSEFADTIKEGKPEMQMREMIKYIVSQLFKYNYFHGFVTQELRHTENLKDELLDFYQLFVKKLDEVIKKGVASGVFTFTPKPEDILTMIIGSTLFVIRNKNFYELYVPSKNEEAYSKEAEKKVRMNLLLSVFAILGYAAD, from the coding sequence ATGAAAAAAAAATTTACAGAAAAACAGATTCACATACTGGATATTGCAGAAGAGCTGATTGCAAAAAAAGGATACGAGGGAACTTCTGTAAGAGATATCTGTTCTAAGGCAAATATAAATGTCGCTATGATCTCTTATTACTTCGGTTCCAAGGAGAAAATGATGTCTTATCTCTATCAGTACAGAGTATTGAAGACCAGGGAGAATTTCTCAGAATTTGCAGACACCATCAAGGAAGGAAAACCTGAAATGCAGATGCGTGAAATGATCAAATATATCGTTTCCCAACTATTCAAATACAATTATTTTCATGGGTTTGTTACTCAGGAGCTTCGTCATACAGAGAACCTAAAGGATGAATTGCTGGACTTCTATCAGCTGTTTGTAAAGAAACTGGATGAAGTGATAAAAAAAGGGGTTGCTTCCGGAGTCTTTACCTTTACTCCAAAACCAGAGGATATTCTTACCATGATTATTGGTTCCACATTGTTTGTAATCCGAAACAAAAACTTTTATGAACTTTACGTACCAAGTAAAAATGAAGAAGCCTACTCAAAAGAGGCTGAGAAAAAAGTGAGAATGAATCTTTTATTGAGCGTTTTTGCTATTTTGGGATACGCTGCAGACTAA
- a CDS encoding TatD family hydrolase: MEFFDFHHHKKNIRDGIYNLDIEGIPPDFPYSIGIHPNDIDVINISLQLSWMKSMMFQNCFAVGECGLDSMVPIDQKIQEEVFLRQIEIANEVKKPIIIHCVRKFYEVISFRKKSSQAMIIHGFNKKQQIATDLLTNNFYLSFGKAVLYNLSLQDILKNTPLDRLFLETDNEDFKIEELYLKVSEIKEISMEQLNEQILENLHTIRNG; encoded by the coding sequence ATGGAATTTTTTGATTTTCACCATCATAAAAAAAATATCAGAGACGGAATTTACAATTTGGACATTGAGGGGATTCCGCCAGATTTTCCTTATTCAATAGGCATTCATCCCAATGATATTGATGTTATTAATATCAGCCTGCAGCTTAGCTGGATGAAAAGTATGATGTTCCAAAATTGCTTTGCTGTTGGTGAATGCGGCCTGGATTCTATGGTTCCAATTGATCAAAAAATTCAGGAGGAAGTCTTTTTAAGGCAGATTGAAATAGCCAATGAGGTAAAAAAACCGATTATTATTCACTGCGTGAGAAAATTCTATGAGGTGATCTCATTTAGGAAAAAGTCCAGTCAGGCTATGATCATTCATGGTTTTAATAAGAAACAGCAAATTGCGACGGATCTTCTTACCAATAATTTTTACCTGAGTTTTGGAAAAGCTGTTTTGTATAATTTATCTTTGCAGGATATTTTAAAAAACACTCCACTAGATAGACTCTTTTTAGAAACTGACAATGAAGATTTTAAGATCGAAGAATTGTACCTAAAAGTTTCGGAGATAAAAGAGATTTCTATGGAACAACTCAACGAACAAATTTTAGAAAATTTACACACGATAAGAAATGGATAA
- a CDS encoding tRNA threonylcarbamoyladenosine dehydratase, translated as MDKYWLERTELLVKEEGLEKLNKATVLVVGLGGVGSFAAEFLARAGVGNMTIVDGDTVDITNINRQLPALRSTVGKHKVEVVAERLLDINPDLNLTKINEFLNPERMDEVLDSAKFDYVLDCIDSVTPKLCLIIAAKRRRIKIVSSMGAGGKTDPSKVLVRDISKTEHCHLARQVRKRLKKVKIDKGVRCVFANDIQDEESLKMTDGTNYKRSFYGTISYMPAIFGLYTAAEVINYLVQQD; from the coding sequence ATGGATAAATACTGGTTGGAAAGAACAGAACTTCTGGTAAAAGAAGAAGGTTTGGAAAAATTGAATAAAGCCACTGTTCTGGTTGTGGGTTTAGGCGGAGTAGGTTCTTTTGCTGCTGAATTTCTGGCAAGAGCCGGAGTAGGAAACATGACAATCGTGGATGGTGATACAGTGGATATTACGAATATCAACAGACAGTTACCCGCTTTACGTTCTACCGTTGGAAAGCATAAGGTAGAGGTTGTTGCAGAAAGACTTTTAGATATTAATCCTGATCTTAACTTAACCAAAATCAATGAGTTTCTAAATCCTGAAAGAATGGATGAAGTTTTGGATTCTGCAAAATTTGACTATGTTTTGGACTGTATTGACAGCGTTACTCCAAAACTTTGTTTGATTATTGCTGCCAAAAGAAGAAGGATAAAAATTGTAAGTTCAATGGGAGCCGGTGGAAAAACCGATCCAAGCAAAGTATTGGTAAGAGATATTAGCAAAACCGAACACTGCCACCTCGCAAGACAAGTGAGAAAAAGACTGAAAAAGGTAAAAATTGACAAGGGAGTTCGTTGTGTTTTTGCCAATGATATTCAGGATGAAGAAAGTTTAAAAATGACTGACGGAACCAACTATAAAAGATCTTTTTACGGAACAATAAGCTATATGCCTGCAATTTTCGGTTTGTATACTGCTGCTGAAGTCATTAACTATCTAGTGCAACAAGATTAA
- the rnpA gene encoding ribonuclease P protein component has protein sequence MQNTKYPRAEKLKMNTEIGLLFEKGKWRTSGNLRIIILKDKPTLPVQSGRFGVSVSKRYFKKAVHRNRVKRLLRECYRLNKDLFKNAFGEKTIAMLFWVSPEMPQKFQDVEAQFIKLCEAQKK, from the coding sequence ATGCAGAACACCAAATATCCCAGAGCGGAAAAGCTTAAAATGAATACAGAGATCGGTTTACTTTTTGAAAAAGGTAAATGGAGGACTTCTGGAAATCTAAGAATTATCATTTTGAAAGACAAGCCTACTCTTCCGGTACAAAGCGGTAGGTTTGGCGTATCTGTTTCAAAGAGATATTTCAAAAAAGCGGTTCATAGAAACCGTGTAAAAAGACTTCTTCGGGAATGTTACCGATTGAATAAGGATTTATTTAAGAATGCTTTTGGGGAAAAGACTATTGCTATGTTATTTTGGGTTTCTCCTGAAATGCCACAAAAGTTTCAGGACGTTGAAGCACAGTTTATAAAATTGTGTGAGGCACAGAAGAAGTAA
- a CDS encoding DUF4126 domain-containing protein, translating to MLDNIPYLSYVISAFIGIGLAAATGFRVFLPMFIVSLASYFHWIPMNEQFEWLAGLPTLITTGIATVAEILAYYIPFVDHLLDTVTIPMATVAGSILFASQFAELGTFPQWALALIAGGGTAATISSGFAGIRAASTATTGGLGNSVVGTTETAGAGIMSVLAMAAPIIAAILAIVLLVVVVIFGRKAWKKLRGSKSAP from the coding sequence ATGTTAGATAACATTCCCTACCTTTCCTATGTAATCAGTGCCTTTATAGGCATTGGACTGGCTGCCGCTACGGGCTTCAGGGTATTTTTACCCATGTTTATTGTAAGTCTGGCTTCTTACTTCCATTGGATCCCGATGAATGAGCAATTTGAGTGGCTTGCGGGCTTGCCAACGCTTATTACAACAGGAATAGCCACGGTTGCTGAGATTCTGGCCTATTACATCCCTTTTGTTGATCATTTATTGGATACTGTCACCATTCCCATGGCTACAGTTGCCGGTTCTATTTTATTTGCCAGTCAGTTTGCTGAGCTGGGAACATTTCCACAATGGGCATTGGCATTAATTGCCGGTGGAGGAACAGCTGCTACTATTAGCTCAGGATTTGCAGGAATACGGGCCGCTTCTACTGCCACTACAGGAGGACTGGGAAATTCTGTTGTAGGAACCACAGAAACGGCTGGTGCAGGCATCATGTCTGTTCTTGCTATGGCAGCACCTATTATTGCCGCTATTTTAGCTATTGTCTTATTGGTTGTTGTGGTTATCTTTGGACGGAAAGCCTGGAAGAAATTACGGGGCAGTAAAAGTGCTCCCTAA